The sequence GAAACCCCTATCCTGAGACTGCCAAAGGGATGCCCATAGACTTCCTCCTCGCATTGCCTTATCCGTCCTTCTTGGGGAATAGCTCAGGGAAAGCGGCGCGGCGTCCGAATTCCGACATTCTATCGGGTCCTATAGCCCGGAACAACTGGCCACCACGCAGAAACATGGGATGAATAACATGACGATCAACCACTACATCGATCACGCTGGTTTTCCCGGAGTTGAAGCTGCGCTCAAGAGCAGGACGAATATCCTGAGGCTGTTCCACATGCTCCACGTGACAGCCGAAAGGTTCAAAAACCCTGTCATAACGAACACCGGGCGTCAGATCAGAAACATTCCCTATTCGGCCATCGGCAAGGCGCAACTCGCGGCAATAATTGTCGGTCATGCTGCTCAGCCATGAACTGTTGTTATTGATCAGATATACCACGGGGAGGCGGCATCTGATGGCTGTTTCGATATCAAATCCACCGGCGCCGATCCCTCCATCGCCCATCATCACAAAGACCTGCTTGCCGGGCCGGGCCAATTGAGCTCCGATTCCCATGCCCACTCCATGCCCTATGGTGATCCACTCCCCCGTATCCAGTATCTGCCCGGCAAACTTTGACTCGATCCTCTCTGTGAGGGAAGAGCTTCCCACCAGAGCATCAAAGACAATTGTGGCGCTATCATCCAGAAACTCCACAATCTCCTTGGCCAGAAAAGCGGGGTGAATAGGGCTCGCTGCACTGGTTTTCTCTGCCGCTTTGATCAGCTTCTGGGAGTTGGTGCTCTTAATGCCGGCCACTGTATCGAGCCAGGCTTGTCTTTTTGCAGATTTCACCGATGTGGCTTTAGCGCAATCTATCATTTGCTTCAGGACAGCTTTGGCGTCACCCAGAAGAACCAATTCTGTCGACGAGCCGCAATGGATTTCCTGCTCGCTGTGACATGCCTGGATGAGTTTGGTATGCCGAGTCCACTCACCGAAATTCTCCAGATACCCCAGCGATAAGCCAATTGTCATGGCCACGTCAGCTTTTGCCAGGACATCACCCCTAGCCCGGCCGCCAAATGCCAGGGGGTGGTTTTCGGGAACAGCACCACGGGCCATCCGTCTTGTCATGACAGGGCATTGGACCAGTTCCACGAATTCATTGAGTTCCGGAGAAGCTCCTGACCAGTAGATTTCATCGCCCCCTACAATCACTGGTCTTTCAGCTTCAAGGAGCATCATCACCGCCCGCTCCACTGCCTTGCTATCAGAGCCACCCGGAACAGGAGGCTCATGAAGATACGATTTCTGGTATCCCAGTTGTTCACTCACATCGCGCTGGCTGGCCAGAAAATTCTCCGGAATCTCCACCACTACCGGTCCAGGCGGATACGCAGACGCCTCTATGAACGCTCTCTTCACATGGTGAGCAACGAGGCGTTTCTCCACCACTCTAGTAGTCAGTTTCGCAATACCCTTCAGAGCTTCAGCGGCATAAGATTTGGCCGAGGCCCCTTTCATATCATCAAAGGTGGCATGCTGGGCTACCAATGCAACCACCGGGCTCTTGGCATAGTAGGCTTGCGCAATGCCGCTGGACGCATAGGTATAGCCTGGACCTGCCATGAGCATGCACACACTCGGACGACGCTTGGCCCGGGCATAGGCATCAGCCGCAAATGCGGCGGCCTGCTCGTGACGCATGTTAACCAGCTTCACACCGTTATCAGAGGCACCCGTATACAGAAAGATGACACCACTTCCATACACACCAAAGGCATGCTCCACTCCCTCTTCTTTCAATATGCCGCCGATCACATGCGCAATGCTAGCGGGTTTATCCGTCATATGATCCTACCTCAGTAGCTCCAATTTCCGATATCCGATTTATCCATGTCTCCCTGAAATCAGGCCGGGTTATGGGTGCCGCCGCTTGCTTAGCTCCTCGATCAGAGCCGGAATGACCTCATGCAGGTCGCCCACGATCCCGTAATCCGCAATGCCAAATATATCTGCCCTGGGGTCTGTGTTGATGGCCACTATGGTGTTGGAATCCCATATACCTGAGACGTGCTGGATGGCCCCTGAAATGCCGCAAGCGATATAAAGCTCCGGTTTGACCGTTTTGCCGGTCTGGCCGATCATGCGATCTCCCGTGATCCACCCTTCATCGATGGGGTCCTTGGTGGTTCCTATCTCAGCACCTAATGCTTCGGCGAGTTGATGAATCACGGCAAACTTCTCCGCCGAACCCACACCCATCCCAGCACCGACGATGATCCGGGCTTCCTCAAGCTTTGCTCCTTTCTTGCTCTCCTTAACCCTCTTTACGGTCTTCACCGGCATATCAGAGGCTTCCAGACGCACGGGAACACGGATGATCTGGCCTTTGCGTTTGGTATCTTTTTCCAGCGCCCGCATCACGCCCGGCCTAACGGTAGCCATTTGCGGCCTAGCCTGGGCGCAAACGAAAGTATACATCATGCTCGCCCCGTAGCCGGGCTTGGTGCTCAACAGCAGGCCACTCTCTTTTTCGATGGCCAGTTCAGTGCAATCCGCAGTGAGACCGGTCCCCAATCTCTTGGCTACTCTGGGGGCCAAGTCCCTGCCGATTTCGGTAGCGCCGAGGAGCAGTATCTCCGGTTTGGATTCCAGAACCTGCTTGACAATTACAGCCGTGCAGGCATCCGTTCGGTAGTTGCCCAGTTGGGGATCATCGGCAAGATACACTTTATCAGCGCCGCAATAGATCAATTCCTGAGCCAAATTTTCGATCTGCGATCCCAGTAAAACTGCCGAGAGCTGTGTGTTTAGAATGCTGGCCAAGTCGCGCCCTTTTCCTAGCAACTCTAGGGATACAGCGCTCAACCAACCGTCTATCTGCTCGGCAAAAACCCATACGCCATGATATTCGTTGCAGCTCATCTCTTCCTCCTGGTCAAATCAGATGCTTAACTTCAAGCTCTTTCACAAGATTTTGAACCGCATCTTGCGCCGAACCTTTATATATCTTCCCGGACCGTTTCCGCGGCTGGGGCACGAATGCTCTGGTCATCTTGGTCAATGAGCCCTCAAGACCGATTTTGTTCTTATCTAAATTGAGATCCGCGGCATTCCAAACCGTGACCTCTCCTTGCCTGCATGCGTCCAGGATGTCGCCGATGGTCGGTTTTCGAGGGGTATTGATCTCCTTGGTGACGGTCACCAGAACCGGCAACTTCGCCTCAACCACCTCATAGCCATCCGAAAGCGATCGCTCCGCCTTAAGGGTTTTCCCCTTGATTTGAAGCTTGCGCACATAGGTGACCTGGGGCAGTTGAAGCTCTTCGGCCAGTTGCGGCCCCACCTGGGCGGTATCGCCATCGGAGGTTTGCTTTCCGCAAAAAATCAGGTCAAAGTCTCTCAACTTCCTGACAGCGCCTGCCAGCACGTAAGAAGTAGCCGACGTGTCCGCTCCTGCGAAGGACCGATCGCTCAGCAATATTGCCTTATCCACCCCCATGGCCAAGGATTCCCGCAGCGATTCCTCTGCCTGTGGCGGGCCCATGGTGACGGCGGTTACGCTCCCGCCGTGTTTGGCTTTGAGCAGCAGCGCTTCCTCCAGAGAGTGTTTATCGTCCTGATTGATATCAGAAGGGCACCCTTCCCTCACCAGAGCGCCCGATCGGGGGTCGATGGGGACTTTGGCCGCGCTGGGAACTTGCTTTATGCAGACAATAATCTTCATATCGAGCCTCCCTCAAAACACATCCAAGGGTGATTGAGCCTCTGGTGGATTAGCGGCATGGGGAATCGCCTGCCTCGATCAGCAATTCCCTAGTTCATTAGGGAATTGCTGAATAAGTGGTCATAAAATGTTCTTTAGGGAATTTGTATCACGTGAAATGCAGTTTCAGAAACTCAAATTTGTTGGTTTTCTGTCTTTCCCCCATCTTTTTGAGGGGAGATTTTGTGCTTTCGGGCAGACTATCCCCTCATCAGCAATAAATCCTTGCGAACCAGATACAAGTTGGCCAGAGCCAATAGGCTGAACACCTGAGCGGCATTCTTTGCCAGACCTTTGTGTTTCACCTTCCGATAAACCCATAGATGCTTGATCACCAGAAAGATGTGTTCTCCTTTTGCCCTTGTCCGATGTTGTTCGTGATTCCATTCCCGGTCAATGTCTGTCAGCGGATGCCCTGGGCTACCTTTACGATCAATGTGCCATTCGATCCCCTGGGATTCAAACTCCTGACTCTTTCCAATATTCGAATAAGCCTTGTCACCATAGACGGCTCTTTCCTCCCCGTGGAACAGATCATCCATCACCTGTGAATCATGTACTGTGGCATCGGCTACCACGATGCTGTGAGCCAATCCCCTCCGGGTGTCCGTTCCCACATGGGCCTTCATCCCGAAGTACCACTGATTCCTTTTCTTCGTCTGCTTCATCTCCAGGTCCCGCGTTTGGGTTTCGTTCTTCGTCGAGGGAGGTGCGTTGATAATAGTCGCATCCACAATCGTTCCCTCACGCAACAAGAGCCCTTTGTCTGCCAGATACCCTTTTATCTTCTCGAATATCTTCTCCGTCAGCCCATTCTCTTCCAGGTAATGCCGGAAGTTTAGAATGGTGGTTTCATCCGGTATCACGTCGGCTTCCAGATCGATCCGAGCAAAACGCCTCATCGATTCGATATGATAAAGCGAATCTTCCATTGCCGGATCGGATAATCCGCAGCATCCACTCTGCCGGCATCGGTTGCCGTCCATTCCCTTTCTTCGGATAGCGCTTCCGGACGATCTTCAATAACTCGGCCCAGGGAATCACCTGATCCATCTCTTCCAGAAACTTCTCCCGACGGGTCCTGTTTTTCTTGTTGTCATAGGCCAAGCTGGCAAAAGTGGGTCCACGGTTCATCGGCAGACTCCTTCGAATTGATCTGCCATTATTATCTCATAAGCCCAGACTTATTCGGAGCTTCCCTAGGAAGCTATCGATGCTATCGACATGACCGATATTACCCGTCGAGGACCGCACCCAACTGCTCTCAGATAACGGTGCCGGTTATGTTTTCAGGGGCCTTCAGGGATTACCTACACGCTAGATCAGACGAGACGTATGAAAGCCTTCCCACATGGCGTGCATGATGTTGCGTGGCTGAACACAGTCGCCCACGGCATATAGCTCGGGCACCTTGCCTGCAAGTGCATCGTGAAGCACTGACTGAGGCTTGAAACCCAAGGCCATTACTATAGAATCAGCCTTTAATTCTCTCCTGGAGCCACCAGCGTTAACGATAGCACAGTCCTTGCCAACTTCCAGAAGTCTGGTGTTGAGCATCACCTTTACTTTGCTCTTCTCAACCAATTCCATAAGCCCCATCATGCCATTGGCACTCATCCCCTCTGGTACCAATTGCCCCATCATTTCTACAACAGTCACCTTCCCGCCCTTTCTGGCAAGGTAAGCAGCGGTTTCACAACCAACCAGACCTCCACCAACCACGACCACGGTTGAACCTGTCTCCTTCTTGCCGAGAAGCACATCTAGCGCACTGGCCACATTCTCTGCACCTATGCCTGGGACTTCCGGAACCAGCGGGCTGGCACCGGTGGCGATGATTACCACGTCAGGTTTTGCGTCTAGAATTAGTTCCAGGGTGGCTTCCTTCATAGATTCAACTTTCACACCCAGCTTCCAAACCTGGGTTGAGAGGTAGTCTATCAGAGGCCTGATATCCTGTTTGAAGTCCGGTACAGAGGCTGGTATCAGTTTGCCACCCAACCTAGCTTCCCTCTCCCAGAGAGTCACTTTGTGACCTCTTGAGGCTGCTACTCTAGCCGCCTCCATTCCGCCCGGCCCACCTCCCACTACCAGCACATGTTTGCATTTCTCCACCGGCGTTAGAGTATACTCCCTTTCCAGGCCGGCAGCCGGGTTCACGGAACAGCTAAGATATTTCTTTTCAACCGAGCGGCTGAGGCATCCCTCATTGTCTCCTATGCACGGTTTGATGTCGTCTAGCTTACCATCTCTCACCTTATTTGCCCATTCGGGATCAGCGATTAACGGCCTTCCCAGACCGATGAAATCAGTCTTCCTATCCTGAAGGGCTTTCGCGGCGACTTGCGGGGATCCCAGCTTGCCATCGGCGATGATGGGGATGTTGACCACTTTTTTCACTGCCTCAGACAGGTGAAGCCAACAGGCTTGAGGCTCATACATGAACGGGATGGTGCGATGCCATATTTCGTAGCAGCCGCCGGAAACATGCAGCGCATCAACCCCAGCCTTCTCCAAACGTTCAGCAATCTTCAACCCTTCCTCCAGCTTGCGCCCGCCTTCAATACCGTGGTCAGCCGTGAACTTGTAGATCAGGGGAAAATCCTTTCCGACGGCGGCCCTTGTGGTGCCAATTATCTCCATCGGAAATCTGAGCCTGCCATCAAGGTCACCACCATATTTGTCAGTGCGCTTATTCCAGAGTGGAGTCATGAATTGGTCCATAAGGTAACCGCCATAGCCGTGTATTTCTATACCATCAACCCCGGCTGTTTTTGCCATCCCCGCAGCAATTGTATATGCCTTCACGAGCATCTCTATCTCCGTGATGGTTAGCTGCCGGGTTGTCACACTGGGGTCCCACATACAGGGTACCGCGGAAGCTGAGATGGGTTGAAGAGGATTACCCTGAGTGAAGTTTATCCGCCCGAATCCCGGCGACAACTGAATCACAAGCTTCGCTCCACGGTGGTGCACAGCGTCGCAAAGCTCGTTAAGCCGGCCTACTTGCCGGGGGTCATCGAGCCGGTTTACCGTCTGAGACATGCCAGCTTCCAGAGCCGTGCTGACAGCCACAACTCCGGTTATAATCAGGCCGATACCACCCTTGGCTCGGGCAGCATAGTAATCTATCAGCCTTCGGGAAAAACCCTGGTCCAAATCCAGAAGACCACTGGTACCCATCGGACACATCACTATTCTATTTCTCGTCACCATGTTTCCAATCCTGCCCGATTCAAACAGCTTCATTTGCCCGTCCTCCTCCTAAATCGAGGTACACATGTATCACTGAATCCTGGATAAACATCCTGACCTAAGCTTACCAGCTTCTCACAACCTTTTGACTCCCTCTTCAATCCAGCTTGCTCAGGCTGGGGAGATATTTGTCGTCGTCGATGTTCAACCCACCACCAAGGGACCCCTCGGGATAGTCGACGCAGGCTCCTTCCACGGTGATCATCCCTACACCACCCCTGGCCCGTGCGGCATAATAGGCAATGCTGCGCTCACTGACATACCCTCCCGGTTCATCGTAGCCAGTGTCCATTGGCGCCATCAGAATCCTGTTTCTGAGGGTCATCTCTCCTATGGAAATCAGCTCAAGCTTTGCAAATTTGTGCCCCCTTGGTATTCTGAGCGGAATTTGCCCGCCTGCCAAGTGTGTCCTTGACAAACAAGAACCAGGTTGGTCACATGGCATTCGTTAGTGTCCCTGTGGCATTAGCCAAGACTCTGTGTTGTCCGCTGGATGATCTCGTTTTGCAGCCCGGTGCTCAGGTCCACGAAATGAGCGCTATATCCCGCCACCCTGATGATCAAGTCGCCATGGTTCTCAGGATATTTCTGGGCATGCCTCAAGACCTCGGGACTGACCACGTTAAACTGTATATGCCAGCATCCCAAGTCAGCCCAAGTTCTGAGGTATGCGGCAAACAATGCCTTGGAGTTTCCTTCGAGGAAACTGGGCGAGAACTTCTGGTTCAGCAGCATGGAGTATTTTGGGTTTACCTTGCCTGCCGATTTAAGTACGGCTGTCGGTCCATTCGTGTCTCTCCCACGCATCGGGGATATGCTGCCGTCGGCAAACGACTCATCCGATTTTCTTCCATCAGGAGTGGCCAGCGCTCCGATGCTCCACGGAAAGTACATCGAGGCAGAGCTCCCTTCCACAGTAAACATGAATCCGGATTCGGTGCGAAAGCGCTCGACAGCATATTGCTCGCGATTGCAGACTTCCCGTGCTATCAAGTCAACATAATCGTCGTCATTCCCGAACTTCGGCGCCTTCCTCAGCTTCTTGAACAATTCATCCTTGCCCTTGAAGTTGTTTTTCCAGGCATCGATCACCTCTGCCATGCTGACGGTATTTTCGTCAAATACGAGCTTCTTGATGGCCGCCAGCGAATCGATGACGTTCATCTGGCCGGCCGTATGAATGGTGGGCAGGGAATGGTAGAATTCGTCCATGCAATCCTGGCCTCGCTCAACGCAATCGTCTGTCAAAGCAGACATGAGGGGCCGTTGAAGAGTCCGCCTGTAGAGGGCACAGGCCAGGGCTTCGACCTTCGCGACATGCTTGATTTGATATACCCACTGGGCTTCATAAGCGTCCAGCACCTCGTCGAACGATTGGAACGTGGTGGGGTCAGGGATAACAAGCCCCAGTTGAATCCCGGTTGTCATGCTCTTGCCCTGGTTCATGGCGATTTCCAGGACCTTGGGCAGGAGGAGCGCAGCAGCTACTCCATGAGTTTTCTGCATGGCTTTACCCGGGATTATCGGTTGGAGACATCCGCCGGATGTCCAATTCCGCGCATCTCTGAGCGGAATTCCCCTGTTGACCAGATAGGGAATGACCACGCTGTCATTGATGAACG is a genomic window of Dehalococcoidia bacterium containing:
- a CDS encoding electron transfer flavoprotein subunit beta/FixA family protein — protein: MKIIVCIKQVPSAAKVPIDPRSGALVREGCPSDINQDDKHSLEEALLLKAKHGGSVTAVTMGPPQAEESLRESLAMGVDKAILLSDRSFAGADTSATSYVLAGAVRKLRDFDLIFCGKQTSDGDTAQVGPQLAEELQLPQVTYVRKLQIKGKTLKAERSLSDGYEVVEAKLPVLVTVTKEINTPRKPTIGDILDACRQGEVTVWNAADLNLDKNKIGLEGSLTKMTRAFVPQPRKRSGKIYKGSAQDAVQNLVKELEVKHLI
- a CDS encoding FAD-dependent oxidoreductase; this translates as MKLFESGRIGNMVTRNRIVMCPMGTSGLLDLDQGFSRRLIDYYAARAKGGIGLIITGVVAVSTALEAGMSQTVNRLDDPRQVGRLNELCDAVHHRGAKLVIQLSPGFGRINFTQGNPLQPISASAVPCMWDPSVTTRQLTITEIEMLVKAYTIAAGMAKTAGVDGIEIHGYGGYLMDQFMTPLWNKRTDKYGGDLDGRLRFPMEIIGTTRAAVGKDFPLIYKFTADHGIEGGRKLEEGLKIAERLEKAGVDALHVSGGCYEIWHRTIPFMYEPQACWLHLSEAVKKVVNIPIIADGKLGSPQVAAKALQDRKTDFIGLGRPLIADPEWANKVRDGKLDDIKPCIGDNEGCLSRSVEKKYLSCSVNPAAGLEREYTLTPVEKCKHVLVVGGGPGGMEAARVAASRGHKVTLWEREARLGGKLIPASVPDFKQDIRPLIDYLSTQVWKLGVKVESMKEATLELILDAKPDVVIIATGASPLVPEVPGIGAENVASALDVLLGKKETGSTVVVVGGGLVGCETAAYLARKGGKVTVVEMMGQLVPEGMSANGMMGLMELVEKSKVKVMLNTRLLEVGKDCAIVNAGGSRRELKADSIVMALGFKPQSVLHDALAGKVPELYAVGDCVQPRNIMHAMWEGFHTSRLI
- a CDS encoding electron transfer flavoprotein subunit alpha/FixB family protein, with the protein product MSCNEYHGVWVFAEQIDGWLSAVSLELLGKGRDLASILNTQLSAVLLGSQIENLAQELIYCGADKVYLADDPQLGNYRTDACTAVIVKQVLESKPEILLLGATEIGRDLAPRVAKRLGTGLTADCTELAIEKESGLLLSTKPGYGASMMYTFVCAQARPQMATVRPGVMRALEKDTKRKGQIIRVPVRLEASDMPVKTVKRVKESKKGAKLEEARIIVGAGMGVGSAEKFAVIHQLAEALGAEIGTTKDPIDEGWITGDRMIGQTGKTVKPELYIACGISGAIQHVSGIWDSNTIVAINTDPRADIFGIADYGIVGDLHEVIPALIEELSKRRHP
- a CDS encoding thiamine pyrophosphate-binding protein, whose translation is MTDKPASIAHVIGGILKEEGVEHAFGVYGSGVIFLYTGASDNGVKLVNMRHEQAAAFAADAYARAKRRPSVCMLMAGPGYTYASSGIAQAYYAKSPVVALVAQHATFDDMKGASAKSYAAEALKGIAKLTTRVVEKRLVAHHVKRAFIEASAYPPGPVVVEIPENFLASQRDVSEQLGYQKSYLHEPPVPGGSDSKAVERAVMMLLEAERPVIVGGDEIYWSGASPELNEFVELVQCPVMTRRMARGAVPENHPLAFGGRARGDVLAKADVAMTIGLSLGYLENFGEWTRHTKLIQACHSEQEIHCGSSTELVLLGDAKAVLKQMIDCAKATSVKSAKRQAWLDTVAGIKSTNSQKLIKAAEKTSAASPIHPAFLAKEIVEFLDDSATIVFDALVGSSSLTERIESKFAGQILDTGEWITIGHGVGMGIGAQLARPGKQVFVMMGDGGIGAGGFDIETAIRCRLPVVYLINNNSSWLSSMTDNYCRELRLADGRIGNVSDLTPGVRYDRVFEPFGCHVEHVEQPQDIRPALERSFNSGKTSVIDVVVDRHVIHPMFLRGGQLFRAIGPDRMSEFGRRAAFPELFPKKDG